The following proteins come from a genomic window of Nicotiana tomentosiformis chromosome 12, ASM39032v3, whole genome shotgun sequence:
- the LOC104084532 gene encoding bidirectional sugar transporter NEC1-like, translated as MTLLSVQELAFLFGLLGNIVSFMVFLAPIPTFYKIYKKGSSDGFQAIPYVVAFFSAGLLLYYGYLIKNAILIVTINAFGCVIEVAYLFLFLFYASKKTKVTTVWLMLLDVGALGIVMLLSYLFAKGAKRVEIVGWICAIVNIAVFAAPLSIMRQVIKTKSVEFMPFTLSIFLTLCATMWFFYGYFKKDYYIAFPNVLGFVLGIVQMILYIVYKYAKSRPYKGEWELEGVDIGDFENKFVSSTKKPSLENGHQSNQENNRDMTSV; from the exons ATGACATTGTTAAGTGTTCAAGAATTGGCTTTCCTTTTTGGCCTCTTAG GTAATATTGTGTCATTTATGGTGTTCTTAGCACCAAT TCCaactttttacaaaatatataaaaaaggaTCATCAGACGGGTTTCAAGCGATACCATATGTCGTTGCATTTTTCAGTGCAGGACTATTACTATACTATGGTTATCTCATAAAAAATGCCATCCTCATCGTCACCATTAATGCCTTTGGATGTGTTATTGAAGTAGCTTACCTATTCTTGTTTCTCTTTTATGCTTCCAAAAAGACCAAG GTCACAACAGTGTGGCTGATGCTCTTGGACGTGGGAGCCTTAGGAATAGTGATGTTACTTTCTTATCTATTTGCAAAAGGCGCCAAAAGAGTAGAAATAGTTGGATGGATTTGTGCTATCGTCAATATTGCTGTCTTTGCCGCTCCTTTAAGCATAATG AGGCAAGTAATAAAAACGAAGAGTGTAGAGTTCATGCCCTTTACTTTATCAATATTCCTCACTCTCTGTGCCACGATGTGGTTCTTCTATGGATATTTCAAAAAGGACTATTACATTGCA TTTCCAAACGTGCTGGGATTTGTGCTTGGAATTGTTCAAATGATACTATATATTGTATACAAATATGCGAAGAGCAGGCCGTATAAGGGAGAATGGGAGCTTGAAGGAGTTGACATTGGTGATTTTGAAAACAAATTCGTTAGCTCAACGAAGAAGCCTTCTTTGGAGAATGGGCATCAAAGTAACCAAGAAAACAATAGGGATATGACGAGCGTTTAG
- the LOC104084533 gene encoding 6,7-dimethyl-8-ribityllumazine synthase, chloroplastic-like produces MATSALGQCNLLPRTKPTQLQSPRHPFSLSFHRQSLITSSSRALSIFTQPEGFGSVIDQKHCREEYQNRFQTCAVRELTGSVTSTQGHRFAIVVARFNDLITKKLLEGALRTFKSYNSEDVDVVWVPGCFEIGLASQQLGKSRKYQGILCIGAVIRGDTSHYDAVVNATTSGVVSAGLNSGTPCIFGVLTCDTLEQAFDRAGGKWGNKGAEAALTAIEMASLFLEPLE; encoded by the coding sequence ATGGCAACTTCCGCTTTAGGACAGTGCAATCTTCTACCTCGTACAAAACCCACACAACTGCAGTCTCCTCGTCACCCTTTCTCTTTGTCTTTCCACAGACAAAGCTTAATAACCTCCTCATCACGTGCACTATCAATATTCACCCAACCTGAAGGTTTCGGTTCTGTAATTGATCAGAAACATTGTCGGGAGGAATATCAAAACCGGTTTCAAACATGTGCTGTTCGTGAGTTGACCGGTTCTGTTACCTCTACTCAAGGCCATCGCTTTGCTATTGTGGTTGCACGTTTCAATGATCTAATCACAAAGAAACTTTTGGAGGGAGCGTTGCGCACTTTCAAGAGTTATAACTCAGAAGATGTCGATGTTGTGTGGGTTCCTGGCTGTTTTGAAATAGGCTTGGCCTCACAGCAGCTTGGAAAGTCCCGGAAATATCAAGGGATACTGTGTATTGGGGCAGTAATAAGAGGTGATACGTCTCACTATGATGCGGTCGTTAATGCAACCACATCAGGAGTAGTTTCAGCAGGTCTAAATTCGGGTACGCCTTGCATATTTGGTGTATTGACATGTGATACATTGGAGCAGGCTTTCGATCGTGCTGGTGGTAAGTGGGGAAATAAAGGTGCCGAAGCAGCGTTGACAGCAATTGAGATGGCGTCTTTGTTCCTCGAGCCTTTAGAATAG
- the LOC138903108 gene encoding uncharacterized protein yields MVTEKIDHTHPLFLQPSDTLGLVLIPIQLIGSENYGLWSRSMRLTLKAKRKLGFIIGDCKKESFKDALHEEWKTCNAIVHSWIMNSVSKDLISGIIYASDAHAVWEDLKKRFDKVNRVRIFQIHKAISRLSQGTDSVVVYFTKLKEL; encoded by the coding sequence ATGGTGACTGAGAAGATTGACCATACACATCCATTGTTCCTTCAACCTTCGGACACACTGGGCTTGGTGTTAATTCCAATTCAGCTCATAGGTTCTGAAAACTATGGCCTATGGAGCAGATCGATGAGACTGACTCTAAAGGCTAAGAGAAAATTAGGGTTCATCATAGGGGATTGCAAAAAGGAATCGTTCAAGGATGCTCTCCATGAGGAATGGAAGACTTGCAACGCAATAGTGCACTCATGGATCATGAACTCAGTCTCGAAGGATCTCATTAGTGGAATCATATACGCGTCGGATGCGCATGCCGTGTGGGAAGATCTCAAGAAACGATTCGATAAAGTGAATCGAGTGAGGATTTTTCAGATACACAAGGCAATTTCAAGGCTTTCACAAGGAACCGACTCTGTTGTTGTTTACTTTACCAAGCTAAAAGAGCTTTAG